The genomic segment AAACAGGCAAGCTGGGGTACCACCGGGGGGCTTCATGGATTAAATCAGCATTTCCTTAGATGTTGCCGCCCAGCGTATCACAAAGGCAAAAAGCGGCATCCAGCGCATCCACCTTGCCCAGCCCCTTCACGATGAAGGGACGCAGAATACGTTCGTCTCATTTTCGCTCCCCGTCTGACTCGTACCCGTTTCTCGCTACGAAAAAAAAGAGCGGTAGCCGTAAACGATGGCGGCCGCGAACAAAAAGCCCAACAGCATCCTGAGGTACAGGACCCATAAATCCCCTCCGGGGAACTCGCCTCTTTGAATCTTCACCACCAGACGAGCGACCAGAAGCGCAAGTCCGAAGGAAAAGAGCCCCAAAAGGGCATACACATTACTCTGCGGCATTCCGCCCCAGCCTCAGGACCCCGGAGGAAGGAGCCTCTGCTTGGCCGTGAAGGAGCCGGCAGCGACCCTGAAGACCAGAACGCCGCGCAGAGCCGCGTCGGGGATGGAAAAATCCGATCGCCCCGTCTGGTGCTCCATGATCCTCAGCAGCGCCTGCAGTTTTTCCTCGTGGTCCTCGATAAAGCCGACCGTCCCCTCACCGATGACGCTCGAGTAGGCAAAGCCATAACCACAGGCCGCCGTGGCCTCGACGAGCTTGTGCCCGCAGTCCATCTCGAAGCACACCTCGGGATTTCTCCGCAGGACCTCGACCTTGCGCCCCTCCGGAGCACTGTGACAGTAGAGTTCCAGGACGCCGCCCCGAAGGTCGAAACCGAAATTTAACGGAACGACATAGGGCCGCCTCCCATCGACCATCCCCAACCGAAGGACCTTGCAGTCCCCGATAATGCGTCCAATGGCCTCGAGATCCGTGACCTCCCGATCCTTTCGCCTCATACAACTTCACGCCCCCAGCCAGTAAGCCTTTTCTACCTGGAATTATAGCAAAGCGCGGACATCGATGAGCTCCTCTCCGGGAAAAATCTGCAACCCCTTCTTTAAGACCTGCCAAGACCTGCATTTTCTAGGGAAGCGCTGATTAAAACAAAAACGCATATTTTTCCAAAGAGGAGTATGCAAAACATCTATGGGCAAAAATCTCCAGCGCTTCCCTAAAATTTAACATGGGGGCTTCGCCCCCAAGCCCCCACGCCGCTATCCCGATAGCGGCGGCCCCGGCAAGTTCAGCCCATCAACAAGCAAGCTGGGGTACCACCGGGGTGCTTCATGGATTAAATCAGCGTTTCCCTAGAACCCGTCGCTTTGTGCGATTCCTTCAATGGCCTGCTGAGGGGCCTGCTGAGGGCAAATTCTCCATGAATTCGTCGTCAGCGGCAACTGGATAAGCTTCCAGAAACAATTCCGCGAATCGCCGCATCGCGTCCGAGAAGTACACGCCGCGCCGGAAACTGAGGAAGGTATCGCGGTCGGCGTGATCGCTGTCGATCTTGTAAAAACAAAGTTTTGTTGTATCCGCATTGTTCTGGACCAGACGATTGCTCAGGATGGTTGCCCCCATGCCGAGGTACGCGAAGTTGTAGGATGTGGCCGATTGCTCCAGCTCAAGGACAATGGTGGGGGAAAGATTTCGCTCACGGAACAGAAAGTCCGTGTACTGCCGCAGGTAATTCTGGCTGCTGAGGAGGACGAAGGGCACCTGGGCGAATAGGCTCAAACTCACGGTGCGCCTCCTCGGCAGGGAGAACACAGCGTCGCCCAGCTCATCCGGCGCAAGGCAGTGGGCTTCAAGGCCCTTGTTTACTTCAAAATCCGAGGGGACGACAAGGAGCAGGCACTCTCGAAAGCAGACCTTCTGTACGTACTTTTTGTTGTCGTAGGGCCGGTTGGTGATGACGAAATCCAACTCGCCCAAGTCCAACAGATGTTTTGCATCCAGAGTGTTGAGGTTTCGCACAATGAGGTCAACGTTTGGGTACTGCTGATGAAACTGAACCAGATGCCGGGTGACGAAGTAATCCACGCAAAGGTTGCTGCTGCCGATGGATAGATGTCCTTGTTGCAGCGTGCATGTCTTCTCGACCATTTCCCTGAGGCGTTGCTCAATGCCATGAATCTCCTCCAGTGCTTGAACATATTCCACGCCAAAGGGCGTCAACCCTATAGGGTTGTGGGAGCGGTCGAAGATTGGAAGTCCAAGTCCCTCCTCCGCCTTCCGGATCATGATGCTCAGCGCGGGCTGGGTGATGAAGAGCTTGTCCGCAGCCTTGCTGAAGCTTCGCTCACGGTATACGGCGTAGATGTAATTCGCGTAGTGAAACATGCCTGACCTGCCTCCACCAATACCTTATTATTTATAAAAATAAATATAAACATTTTAAAATCTATATTAGATTATATCGCGGAAATGCGGTTTAATTTGTTAAAGAGTTCTTTTGCTCTGCACAAGTTCTTTTTGAAGTTCTTGATAACGTTGCATCTGCACACATACACACAATCAAGGAGCGATTGGCGCATGATCGATTTGAGAAGTGATACCCTCACCCTCCCAGATGAACCGATGCTTCGGACGATCCTCACGGCGCGGCTCGGGGACGATGGGCGCCTCGACGCGGAAGGGCGCGGCGAGGACCTCACCGTCAACGAGCTGGAGGACATGGCGGCCGAAGTGTCGGGCAAGGAGGCGGGGCTGCTTTGCGCGTCCGGGACGATGGGGAACCAGGCGGCATTGTTAACGTGGTGCCGTCCCGGCGACACGGTGTTGCTCGACGAGCTGCAGCACCTCGACCGCAGCGAAAAGACGGCCTTCACCCCGCGGTTCGGCCAGCTGAAGAAGGTGACGTATCGATCCGATACATCTCTTATGCCGAATACGACGGACATGGAGGAGAAACTGAAAAGCGGCCCGGTGAACTTGATCTGCATTGAGAACACGCACAACTACACGGGGGGCACTTGCATCAACCTGAAACGCATGGCGGAGATTCGCAGTCTGGCGGACCGGTACGGGGTCCCCGTACACATGGATGGGGCCCGTATATTCAACGCCGCGGTCTTCCTGGGAACGATGGTGAAGGAGATCGCACGGTATGTCGACTCCATGATGTTCTGCGTATCCAAGGGACTTGGGGCGCCGGTGGGTTCCCTGCTGTGCGGCACAAAAAAGTTTATCTCCGAAGCGAAGGAGACGCGCAAGCTGCTGGGCGGCGCCATGCGTCAGGCGGGCATCATCGCGGCTCCTGCGATCTATGCTCTGAAGCATAATGTGGAGCGTCTCAGGGAGGATAACGAGAACGCGCAGTTCTGCGCCTCGCTGTTGAAGGACCTGAAAAAGGTCAAAGCACAGCAGAATGTGCAGACCAACATCATGATGCTGGACATGGAAGGAGCTGGGATTACACCTCAGGAATTCTGCGTTCGCGCGAAGGAAAAGGGTCTCCTGATTCGCCCGATTATCGGAAGTTTCGTGAGACTTGTGTTCTATAAGGGCATCACGCGGAGCGACTCGGAGCGTGCGGCGGCAATTGTTCGGGAAATAGACGAAGAACTTTAAAGGACAAAGGAGGTTTTTCTCATGAGGGTTGGCGGCAAAAAGGTTTCCTTGACAACTCAAGTTTTTCTGGCGATGATCCTGGGCTCTATCGCGGGGCTTGTGGACGGTCAAACGATGGTGCAGCTGGGCTTCCTTGGCGATATATGGCTGAACTGCATCAAGATGATCGTCGTCCCCATGGTGCTCTGCACGATTGTGACGGGTATCATCTCCCAAGACAGCCTGGCCTCGCTCCGGCGCGTCAGCGTGCGCGTCATCACCTACTACGTTGTTACCACGGTGCTGGCCTGTATTATCGGTATTGTCGTTGCGATGCTCCTGCAACCTGGAAAGTTTGCAGACTTTGCCGGCCTGGCCACCCAGGAGATCAAGGGCGGCGTGGATATCACTCTGGCGGACTTCCTCAAGGGGCTGTTCTCCACAAACATGGTCAAGACCTTCGCCGATGGCAATATCGTCCAGACGCTGGTGATCGCCATCCTGTTGGGAATCGCCATCCTCCGCATCGCAAATCAGGGACACAAGGAGGTCATGAGAAAGTTCTTTAACGGATTCAACAGCATGATCTTCTCGCTGATCGGCATGATCATGAGCGTGTCCCCCATCGGCGTGTTCTTCCTGATGGGCAGTTCCTTCGGCAAGTACGGTGCGGGCATCTTCACCTCCATGGCGGTGCTGGTAGGCACATACTACGCCGCCTGTCTGGCGCATGTCATCATCGTCTACGGCGGCTTCCTTATGGCTTTCAAGCCTCACATCAACCCCTTCCGCTTCATCCGGGACAGCGCCGAGGTGTGGATATACACAATCTCCACCTGCAGCTCGATCGCCACGATCCCCGTGAACATTAAGGTTGCCGAGGAGAAATTCGGCATCCCCGAACGGATATCTGGCTTCACGATTCCCCTGGGCTCCCAGATGAACACGGACGGCTCCGTGCTGCTCTATGCCTGCGTTATCCTGTTCATCAGCCAGATGATCGGCCAGCAGATGACGCTGTTTCAGCTGGTCAACGTGATCTTCATCTCCACGATTTTGTCAATGGGCGGCGGCGGAATCCCCGGAAGCGGCATCGTGAAGCTGATGGTCGTAGTGCAGTCCGCCGGGCTTCCCATAGAGGTTGTGGGAGTGATCGCAGCATTCTACCGTCTCTTCGACATGGGAACCACCACCAATAACTGTCTGGGCGACCTGGTCGGGACCGTCATCGTAGGCAAAGCGGAGGAGAAGTACATCACAGCCGAAAATGACAGGAGGGATTTGTCGCAGCAGAAGTGACCCCTGTGACCTCGAAACCCTACCCTTTGACGCCGCCGGGACTGCAGCCGTACTTTCTCTTGAACGCCCGGGAAAAGCTGCTGGCGTCGCCGTAGCCTACGCACGACGCCGTCTCCGCCACACCCCGGCCGAGCTCCAGCAGCCTCCGTGCCGCGCTCATGCGCCGGTCCAGGATGTAGGAATGTACGGGCAGGCCATAGGCGCGTTTGAACGCCCGCTTCAGCGAGCACTCGTTGATGTGTCCATGGCGGGCCAGATCCCTTATGGAGACGGGACGGGAGATGTCCGCGTCGATCATGGCCTTCACCCGCTCCAGGGCCTGACGCTCCGTCCGTGAGAGGCGATCCCGGTCATGCCCGGAGGAACCGGAACGGGCCTGTTCCAGAATCAGCGAGAACAGCTCCATAGCCTTCGCCTCCATATAGAGGAGCCGCAGGTCCCCGCACAGGGGACAGTCCTGCAGGTCTCCCAGCACCCGCCGCACGGCATCGGTCAGGACGAACGAACGTCCAGTATAGCCGCGGCTCGCGTCAAGGCCAAACCCCGGCCCGTCGCCGATAAACCGGCGCAGTTGCTCCGAGGGGACCGACAGGCCGATCCCCATGCTCCGGCATCCGGGAGCCAGCGTCATGGATTCCACGGCCTCGCGGACCCGCAGGACGACGAAACGGTCGGGGCCAATCTTCCACTCCGCTCCGCTGAGCTCCTCGGACCAGAAGAGCTCGCCGAAAAGGGAGAAATAAAGGGTATAGGCGTCCCCGGTCGTGCTCATGGTCAGACGCGTCTTGCGATCGGACCGTGCGTCCTCCCAGCTGACCTCCATGAAATTATCGAGAAAGGC from the uncultured Fretibacterium sp. genome contains:
- a CDS encoding flagellar biosynthesis protein FliR yields the protein MPQSNVYALLGLFSFGLALLVARLVVKIQRGEFPGGDLWVLYLRMLLGFLFAAAIVYGYRSFFS
- a CDS encoding pyridoxamine 5'-phosphate oxidase family protein, whose translation is MRRKDREVTDLEAIGRIIGDCKVLRLGMVDGRRPYVVPLNFGFDLRGGVLELYCHSAPEGRKVEVLRRNPEVCFEMDCGHKLVEATAACGYGFAYSSVIGEGTVGFIEDHEEKLQALLRIMEHQTGRSDFSIPDAALRGVLVFRVAAGSFTAKQRLLPPGS
- a CDS encoding LysR family transcriptional regulator gives rise to the protein MFHYANYIYAVYRERSFSKAADKLFITQPALSIMIRKAEEGLGLPIFDRSHNPIGLTPFGVEYVQALEEIHGIEQRLREMVEKTCTLQQGHLSIGSSNLCVDYFVTRHLVQFHQQYPNVDLIVRNLNTLDAKHLLDLGELDFVITNRPYDNKKYVQKVCFRECLLLVVPSDFEVNKGLEAHCLAPDELGDAVFSLPRRRTVSLSLFAQVPFVLLSSQNYLRQYTDFLFRERNLSPTIVLELEQSATSYNFAYLGMGATILSNRLVQNNADTTKLCFYKIDSDHADRDTFLSFRRGVYFSDAMRRFAELFLEAYPVAADDEFMENLPSAGPSAGH
- a CDS encoding threonine aldolase family protein produces the protein MIDLRSDTLTLPDEPMLRTILTARLGDDGRLDAEGRGEDLTVNELEDMAAEVSGKEAGLLCASGTMGNQAALLTWCRPGDTVLLDELQHLDRSEKTAFTPRFGQLKKVTYRSDTSLMPNTTDMEEKLKSGPVNLICIENTHNYTGGTCINLKRMAEIRSLADRYGVPVHMDGARIFNAAVFLGTMVKEIARYVDSMMFCVSKGLGAPVGSLLCGTKKFISEAKETRKLLGGAMRQAGIIAAPAIYALKHNVERLREDNENAQFCASLLKDLKKVKAQQNVQTNIMMLDMEGAGITPQEFCVRAKEKGLLIRPIIGSFVRLVFYKGITRSDSERAAAIVREIDEEL
- a CDS encoding dicarboxylate/amino acid:cation symporter; the encoded protein is MRVGGKKVSLTTQVFLAMILGSIAGLVDGQTMVQLGFLGDIWLNCIKMIVVPMVLCTIVTGIISQDSLASLRRVSVRVITYYVVTTVLACIIGIVVAMLLQPGKFADFAGLATQEIKGGVDITLADFLKGLFSTNMVKTFADGNIVQTLVIAILLGIAILRIANQGHKEVMRKFFNGFNSMIFSLIGMIMSVSPIGVFFLMGSSFGKYGAGIFTSMAVLVGTYYAACLAHVIIVYGGFLMAFKPHINPFRFIRDSAEVWIYTISTCSSIATIPVNIKVAEEKFGIPERISGFTIPLGSQMNTDGSVLLYACVILFISQMIGQQMTLFQLVNVIFISTILSMGGGGIPGSGIVKLMVVVQSAGLPIEVVGVIAAFYRLFDMGTTTNNCLGDLVGTVIVGKAEEKYITAENDRRDLSQQK
- a CDS encoding AraC family transcriptional regulator; amino-acid sequence: MGRRWLCRKMLCRDARLNRLADRFSAFLQTPSSPEERCCRISGEGLEGEFRRAFLDNFMEVSWEDARSDRKTRLTMSTTGDAYTLYFSLFGELFWSEELSGAEWKIGPDRFVVLRVREAVESMTLAPGCRSMGIGLSVPSEQLRRFIGDGPGFGLDASRGYTGRSFVLTDAVRRVLGDLQDCPLCGDLRLLYMEAKAMELFSLILEQARSGSSGHDRDRLSRTERQALERVKAMIDADISRPVSIRDLARHGHINECSLKRAFKRAYGLPVHSYILDRRMSAARRLLELGRGVAETASCVGYGDASSFSRAFKRKYGCSPGGVKG